A single Triticum dicoccoides isolate Atlit2015 ecotype Zavitan chromosome 2A, WEW_v2.0, whole genome shotgun sequence DNA region contains:
- the LOC119353242 gene encoding NAC domain-containing protein 2-like — MQLPLLPLENPNNHRSLPPSANGQDTLDHISTRPPVHPIRPLDPQDRFWSGPVCVCVSVSLPLLIVCAACVSMAQQGQGAATSLPPGFRFHPTDEELILHYLRNRAAAAPCPVPIIADVDIYKFDPWDLPSQAVYGDCEWYFFSPRDRKYPNGIRPNRAAGSGYWKATGTDKPIHHAATGQGVGVKKALVFYKGRPPKGTKTAWIMHEYRLAADPLAAAVNTYKPIKFRNVSMRLDDWVLCRIYKKTGLASPMVPPLADYDHMADHDDLSSGGAFTYATCRPLIKQQNHQQPHAGRLPTFPSISELFDDYPFAQNLDTYVEHGATHHLAVHPSLNQLLPVGDTRHVVEPSYYAPSTSSPDASGGSARKRKAVSPEERGTHQPSAKKLNGSCFDAPPQSANGWQAVASVLGGLNHHMLPQF; from the exons ATGCAGCTGCCGCTTCTACCCCTGGAGAACCCTAACAACCACAGGTCCCTGCCACCCAGCGCTAACGGACAGGATACCTTGGACCATATAAGCACACGCCCGCCCGTCCATCCCATCCGGCCACTCGATCCCCAGGATAGATTCTGGTCTGgtccagtgtgtgtgtgtgtgagcgtcTCCCTTCCTCTTTTGATCGTGTGTGCAGCGTGCGTGTCGATGGCGCAGCAGGGGCAGGGCGCGGCGACGTCGCTGCCGCCGGGGTTCCGGTTCCACCCGACGGACGAGGAGCTCATCCTGCACTACCTCcgcaaccgcgccgccgccgcgccgtgccCGGTCCCCATCATCGCCGACGTTGACATCTACAAGTTCGATCCATGGGACCTCCCTT CCCAGGCGGTGTACGGCGACTGCGAGTGGTACTTCTTCAGCCCGCGGGACCGCAAGTACCCCAACGGCATCCGCCCCAACCGCGCCGCCGGCTCCGGCTACTGGAAGGCCACCGGCACCGACAAGCCCATCCACCACGCCGCCACCGGCCAGGGCGTCGGCGTCAAGAAGGCGCTCGTCTTCTacaagggccgcccgcccaagggcACCAAGACGGCCTGGATCATGCACGAGTaccgcctcgccgccgaccccctcgccgccgccgtcaaCACCTACAAGCCCATCAAGTTCCGCAACGTCTCCATGAGG CTCGATGACTGGGTGCTCTGCCGGATCTACAAGAAGACAGGACTGGCGTCGCCGATGGTGCCGCCACTCGCCGACTACGACCACATGGCCGACCACGACGACCTCTCCAGCGGCGGCGCCTTCACCTACGCCACCTGCAGACCCCTGATCAAGCAGCAGAATCACCAGCAGCCGCACGCCGGGAGGCTCCCGACGTTCCCGTCCATCTCCGAGCTGTTCGACGACTACCCGTTCGCGCAGAACTTGGACACCTATGTCGAGCACGGCGCCACCCACCACCTCGCCGTCCACCCCTCCCTGAACCAGCTCCTCCCCGTCGGCGACACTAGGCACGTAGTGGAGCCGTCGTACTACGCGCCGTCGACGTCGTCTCCAGACGCTAGCGGCGGGAGCGCCAGGAAACGCAAGGCGGTGAGCCCGGAAGAACGCGGCACGCACCAACCGTCGGCCAAGAAGCTCAACGGGTCGTGCTTCGATGCGCCGCCGCAGTCGGCGAATGGCTGGCAGGCCGTGGCGTCTGTGCTGGGCGGCCTCAACCATCACATGCTTCCTCAGTTCTAA